A section of the Streptomyces sp. Je 1-369 genome encodes:
- the tal gene encoding transaldolase → MTDALKRLSEEGVAIWLDDLSRKRITSGNLAELIDQQHVVGVTTNPSIFQKAISQGDGYDQQLSDLAARGVTVEEAIRMITTADVRDAADILRPVFDATGGQDGRVSIEVDPRLAHNTKSTVAEAKQLAWLVDRPNALIKIPATKAGIPAITEVIGLGISVNVTLIFSLERYRMVMDAYLAGLEKAKERGLDLSKIHSVASFFVSRVDTEIDKRLDGIGTDEAKSLKGKAALANARLAYEAYEEVFSSDRWAALDKAQANKQRPLWASTGVKDPAYKDTLYVDDLVAPNTVNTMPEATLEATADHGQITGNTIAGTYDQARAEIAAVEKLGIGYDEVVQLLEDEGVEKFEASWTDLLKSTEAELQRLAPAKG, encoded by the coding sequence ATGACAGACGCACTCAAGCGCCTTTCAGAAGAAGGCGTCGCGATCTGGCTGGACGACCTGTCGCGCAAGCGGATCACGTCCGGCAACCTCGCCGAGCTGATCGACCAGCAGCACGTCGTGGGCGTCACGACCAACCCCTCGATCTTCCAGAAGGCGATCTCGCAGGGCGACGGTTACGACCAGCAGCTCTCGGACCTCGCCGCCCGCGGGGTCACCGTCGAAGAGGCCATCCGCATGATCACGACGGCGGACGTCCGTGACGCCGCCGACATCCTGCGCCCGGTCTTCGACGCCACCGGCGGCCAGGACGGCCGGGTGTCGATCGAGGTCGACCCGCGGCTCGCGCACAACACCAAGTCGACGGTCGCCGAGGCCAAGCAGCTCGCGTGGCTGGTGGACCGGCCGAACGCGCTCATCAAGATCCCGGCCACCAAGGCGGGCATCCCGGCGATCACCGAGGTCATCGGCCTCGGCATCAGCGTCAACGTCACGCTGATCTTCTCCCTCGAGCGCTACCGCATGGTGATGGACGCGTACCTGGCGGGCCTGGAGAAGGCCAAGGAGCGCGGCCTGGACCTGTCGAAGATCCACTCGGTGGCGTCGTTCTTCGTGTCCCGCGTGGACACCGAGATCGACAAGCGCCTCGACGGCATCGGCACGGACGAGGCCAAGTCCCTCAAGGGCAAGGCCGCGCTCGCCAACGCGCGTCTGGCGTACGAGGCGTACGAGGAGGTCTTCTCCTCGGACCGCTGGGCCGCCCTGGACAAGGCGCAGGCCAACAAGCAGCGTCCGCTGTGGGCCTCGACCGGCGTCAAGGACCCGGCGTACAAGGACACCCTGTACGTCGACGACCTGGTCGCGCCGAACACGGTGAACACGATGCCGGAGGCGACCCTGGAGGCCACGGCCGACCACGGGCAGATCACCGGCAACACCATCGCGGGCACGTACGACCAGGCGCGCGCCGAGATCGCCGCGGTGGAGAAGCTCGGCATCGGCTACGACGAGGTCGTGCAGCTCCTCGAGGACGAGGGCGTCGAGAAGTTCGAGGCGTCCTGGACCGACCTGCTCAAGTCCACCGAGGCCGAGCTCCAGCGCCTCGCTCCCGCGAAGGGCTGA
- the zwf gene encoding glucose-6-phosphate dehydrogenase gives MSSSNPLRDAADRRLPRIAGPSGLVIFGVTGDLSRKKLMPAVYDLANRGLLPPGFALIGFARREWQDEDFAQEVHDAVKQHARTPFREEVWQQLIQGMRFVQGNFDDDDAFEQLKDTIQELDKAQGTGGNFAFYLSVPPKFFPQVVQQLKKHELADAPEGSWRRAVIEKPFGHDLASAQDLNAIVHEVFDPDQVFRIDHYLGKETVQNILALRFANQMFEPIWNRSYVDHVQITMAEDIGIGGRAGYYDGIGAARDVIQNHLLQLMALTAMEEPASFDADALVAEKAKVLGAVRLPKDLGEDTVRGQYAAGWQGGEKAVGYLQEDGIDPKSKTDTYAAIKLQVDNRRWAGVPFYLRTGKRLGRRVTEIAVVFQRAPHSPFDHTATEELGQNAIVIRVQPDEGITVRFGSKVPGTSMEIRDVSMDFAYGESFTESSPEAYERLILDVLLGDANLFPRTEEVELSWNILDPIEEYWDKHGKPAQYPAGTWGPTEADEMLARDGRSWRRP, from the coding sequence TTGTCAAGCAGCAATCCGCTGCGTGACGCCGCAGACCGACGGCTCCCGCGTATCGCGGGGCCGTCGGGCCTGGTCATTTTTGGTGTCACGGGCGATTTGTCCCGTAAAAAGTTGATGCCTGCTGTCTACGACCTCGCCAACCGGGGTCTGCTGCCGCCGGGCTTCGCCCTCATCGGCTTCGCCCGCCGCGAATGGCAGGACGAGGACTTCGCGCAGGAAGTGCACGACGCCGTCAAGCAGCACGCGCGCACGCCCTTCCGCGAGGAGGTCTGGCAGCAGCTCATCCAGGGCATGCGCTTCGTCCAGGGCAACTTCGACGACGACGACGCCTTCGAGCAGCTGAAGGACACCATCCAGGAGCTGGACAAGGCGCAGGGTACGGGCGGCAACTTCGCCTTCTACCTCTCCGTGCCCCCGAAGTTCTTCCCCCAGGTCGTCCAGCAGCTCAAGAAGCACGAGCTCGCGGACGCCCCCGAGGGCTCCTGGCGGCGCGCCGTCATCGAGAAGCCGTTCGGCCACGACCTGGCGTCGGCACAGGACCTCAACGCGATCGTGCACGAGGTGTTCGACCCGGACCAGGTGTTCCGGATCGACCACTACCTCGGCAAGGAGACCGTCCAGAACATCCTGGCGCTCCGCTTCGCCAACCAGATGTTCGAGCCGATCTGGAACCGGTCGTACGTGGACCACGTCCAGATCACCATGGCCGAGGACATCGGCATCGGCGGCCGCGCCGGTTACTACGACGGCATCGGCGCCGCCCGTGACGTCATCCAGAACCACCTGCTCCAGCTGATGGCGCTCACCGCGATGGAGGAGCCCGCCTCCTTCGACGCCGACGCGCTCGTCGCCGAGAAGGCCAAGGTGCTCGGCGCCGTCCGGCTGCCGAAGGACCTCGGCGAGGACACCGTGCGCGGGCAGTACGCCGCGGGCTGGCAGGGCGGCGAGAAGGCCGTCGGCTACCTCCAGGAAGACGGCATCGACCCCAAGTCGAAGACCGACACCTACGCGGCCATCAAGCTGCAGGTGGACAACCGTCGTTGGGCGGGCGTCCCCTTCTACCTGCGCACCGGCAAGCGCCTCGGCCGCCGCGTCACCGAGATCGCGGTGGTCTTCCAGCGCGCGCCGCACTCCCCCTTCGACCACACCGCCACCGAGGAGCTCGGGCAGAACGCGATCGTCATCCGCGTCCAGCCCGACGAGGGCATCACGGTGCGGTTCGGCTCGAAGGTGCCCGGCACCTCCATGGAGATCCGGGACGTCTCGATGGACTTCGCGTACGGCGAGTCCTTCACCGAGTCCAGCCCGGAGGCGTACGAGCGTCTGATCCTCGACGTCCTGCTCGGCGACGCCAACCTCTTCCCGCGCACGGAGGAGGTCGAGCTGTCCTGGAACATCCTCGACCCGATCGAGGAGTACTGGGACAAGCACGGCAAGCCCGCGCAGTACCCGGCCGGCACCTGGGGCCCGACCGAAGCGGACGAAATGCTCGCACGAGACGGACGGAGCTGGCGCCGGCCATGA
- the opcA gene encoding glucose-6-phosphate dehydrogenase assembly protein OpcA has translation MKIDLTDTTSSKINKALVQGRRAIGTPAVGMVLTLVIVTDEENAYDSLKAASEASREHPSRTLVVIKRAARSPRDRTTSRLDAEVRVGADAGTGETVILRLYGEGINHAQSVVLPLLLPDAPVVAWWPVNAPLDPAKDPLGALAQRRVTDTYAAEQPIHELTARAEAYSPGDTDLSWTRITPWRSMLAAALDQVICKVTSVQVEGEEFNPSCELLAMWLADRLDVPVKRTLSGGPGLTGVRMETTCGPIVLDRADGSLATLSIEGQPDRAVALKRREVAELIAEELRRLDPDDTYASALRYGVDRLGDPTEQTPSLADEKPSDDAKAEAESKAAASEEPEKAPAKKAPAKKTAAKKAAAK, from the coding sequence ATGAAGATCGACCTCACGGACACCACGTCCAGCAAGATCAACAAGGCGCTCGTGCAGGGCCGCCGCGCGATCGGGACCCCGGCCGTCGGCATGGTGCTCACCCTCGTCATCGTCACCGACGAGGAGAACGCCTACGACTCCCTGAAGGCGGCCAGCGAGGCCTCCCGCGAGCACCCCTCGCGCACCCTCGTGGTCATCAAGCGCGCCGCCCGCTCGCCCCGCGACCGCACCACCTCGCGCCTCGACGCCGAGGTCCGGGTCGGTGCGGACGCGGGCACCGGCGAGACGGTCATCCTGCGGCTCTACGGCGAGGGCATCAACCACGCCCAGTCCGTCGTCCTGCCGCTGCTGCTGCCCGACGCCCCCGTGGTCGCCTGGTGGCCGGTGAACGCCCCGCTGGACCCCGCCAAGGACCCGCTGGGCGCCCTGGCCCAGCGCCGCGTCACGGACACGTACGCGGCGGAGCAGCCGATCCACGAGCTGACCGCGCGCGCCGAGGCGTACAGCCCCGGCGACACGGACCTGTCCTGGACCCGCATCACGCCGTGGCGCTCCATGCTGGCCGCCGCGCTCGACCAGGTCATCTGCAAGGTCACCTCGGTGCAGGTGGAGGGCGAGGAGTTCAACCCGAGCTGCGAGCTGCTCGCCATGTGGCTCGCTGACCGCCTCGACGTCCCCGTGAAGCGCACCCTGTCGGGGGGCCCCGGCCTGACCGGCGTCCGCATGGAGACCACCTGCGGTCCCATCGTGCTCGACCGCGCCGACGGCTCGCTCGCCACGCTCTCCATCGAGGGGCAGCCCGACCGCGCGGTGGCGCTCAAGCGCCGCGAGGTGGCCGAGCTGATCGCCGAGGAGCTGCGCCGCCTGGACCCGGACGACACCTACGCGTCCGCGCTGAGGTACGGCGTGGACCGTCTGGGCGACCCGACGGAGCAGACCCCGTCGCTCGCCGACGAGAAGCCGTCCGACGACGCGAAGGCCGAGGCCGAGTCCAAGGCGGCCGCGTCGGAGGAGCCGGAGAAGGCGCCTGCCAAGAAGGCCCCGGCCAAGAAGACCGCCGCGAAGAAGGCGGCGGCCAAGTGA
- the pgl gene encoding 6-phosphogluconolactonase, whose product MTAAPQLVVHRDKELMAQAAAARLITKIVDAQAARGHASVVLTGGRNGNGVLAALAASPAKDAIDWSRLDLWWGDERFLPDGDPERNYTQAKEALLDSVPLNPARVHPMPASDGAYEVDAAAEIYAAELTAAAGPEDHGPVPTFDVLMLGVGPDTHVASLFPELPAVRETERSVVGVHGAPKPPPTRVTLTLPAIRAAREVWLLAAGEDKANAAAVALSGAGEVQAPAAGAYGRVRTLWLLDAAAASQLPPELYPPAVA is encoded by the coding sequence GTGACCGCGGCCCCGCAGCTCGTCGTCCACCGCGACAAGGAGCTGATGGCGCAGGCCGCGGCGGCCCGCCTCATCACGAAGATCGTCGACGCGCAGGCCGCCCGCGGCCACGCGTCGGTGGTCCTCACCGGCGGCCGCAACGGCAACGGCGTCCTCGCGGCGCTGGCCGCCTCCCCCGCGAAGGACGCGATCGACTGGTCGCGTCTGGACCTGTGGTGGGGCGACGAGCGCTTCCTGCCGGACGGCGACCCGGAGCGCAACTACACCCAGGCCAAGGAGGCGCTGCTCGACTCGGTGCCTCTCAACCCGGCCCGGGTGCACCCGATGCCGGCCTCGGACGGCGCGTACGAGGTGGACGCGGCGGCGGAGATCTACGCCGCCGAACTCACCGCGGCCGCGGGCCCGGAGGACCACGGCCCGGTGCCGACGTTCGACGTCCTGATGCTCGGCGTCGGCCCGGACACGCACGTCGCGTCGCTCTTCCCGGAGCTTCCCGCGGTGCGTGAGACGGAGCGCTCGGTGGTCGGCGTGCACGGCGCGCCGAAGCCCCCGCCGACCCGCGTCACGCTCACGCTCCCGGCGATCCGGGCGGCGCGCGAGGTGTGGCTGCTGGCGGCGGGCGAGGACAAGGCGAACGCCGCGGCGGTCGCCCTGTCGGGCGCGGGCGAGGTGCAGGCCCCCGCGGCCGGTGCCTACGGCCGTGTCCGGACGCTGTGGCTCCTGGACGCCGCGGCGGCCTCGCAGCTCCCCCCGGAGCTGTATCCGCCGGCCGTCGCGTAG
- a CDS encoding DUF2087 domain-containing protein: MDQLHAALADPERLRLYARIVLDDLPPREADSAVARKHLGRLLATGLVERLPDGSLRADPAVFRRSPDPVDAHDRPTVPRRLTGFFAHGRLTAIPVRPVVRHELLVHLTDALFDTGRTYSEGEINDAFRTVHDDTAALRRYCVTDGLLVREQDGSSYRRVLVDA, encoded by the coding sequence ATGGACCAGCTGCACGCCGCGCTCGCCGACCCCGAAAGACTCAGGCTGTACGCGCGGATCGTCCTCGACGACCTGCCGCCGCGCGAGGCCGACTCCGCGGTCGCCCGCAAGCACCTGGGACGCCTCCTCGCCACCGGGCTCGTGGAGCGGCTGCCCGACGGCTCGCTGCGGGCCGACCCCGCCGTCTTCCGGCGTTCGCCCGACCCGGTCGACGCGCACGACCGTCCCACCGTGCCGCGCCGCCTCACCGGCTTCTTCGCGCACGGCCGCCTCACGGCCATACCGGTACGTCCCGTCGTGCGCCACGAACTCCTCGTCCACCTCACGGACGCCCTCTTCGACACGGGCCGCACCTACAGCGAGGGCGAGATCAACGACGCGTTCCGCACCGTCCACGACGACACGGCGGCCCTGCGCAGGTACTGCGTCACCGATGGCCTCCTCGTCCGCGAGCAGGACGGCAGCAGCTACCGACGCGTCCTCGTGGACGCCTGA
- the pgi gene encoding glucose-6-phosphate isomerase, translating into MNAESRARLDRIPEWTALTEHRDQLGEVQLRELFAADPARGTAYTLQVGDLHIDYSKHLVTDETLTLLRDLAAATDVFGLRDAMFRGEKINTTEDRAVLHTALRAPRDAVVEVDGENVVPAVHAVLDKMSAFSEKVRSGEWTGHTGRRIKNVVNIGIGGSDLGPAMAYEALRSFTDRGLTVRFVSNVDGADLHEAVRDLDAAETLFIIASKTFTTIETITNATSARDWLLTELKAGQDAVAKHFVALSTNAEKVSDFGIDTDNMFEFWDWVGGRYSFDSAIGLSLMIAIGPDRFREMLDGFHLVDEHFRTAPAESNVPLLMGLLGVWYGNFHDAQSHAVLPYSHYLSKFTAYLQQLDMESNGKYVDRDGKEVDWQTGPVVWGTPGTNGQHAYYQLIHQGTKLIPADFIGFAEPVADLLPGLVAQHDLLMANFFAQTQALAFGKTPDEVRAEGVAEELVPHKTFKGNHPTTTILAKELTPSVLGQLIALYEHKVFVQGAVWNIDSFDQWGVELGKVLAKRVEPALTEGAEVPDLDGSTTALVDKYRDLRGR; encoded by the coding sequence ATGAACGCAGAAAGCCGCGCCAGGCTCGACCGTATTCCCGAGTGGACGGCGCTCACCGAGCACCGTGACCAGCTGGGGGAGGTGCAGCTGCGAGAGCTCTTCGCCGCGGACCCGGCGCGCGGCACGGCGTACACCCTCCAGGTCGGCGACCTGCACATCGACTACTCCAAGCACCTCGTCACCGACGAGACGCTGACGCTCCTGCGCGACCTCGCGGCCGCCACCGACGTCTTCGGACTGCGGGACGCCATGTTCCGCGGCGAGAAGATCAACACCACCGAGGACCGGGCCGTCCTGCACACGGCGCTGCGCGCCCCGCGGGACGCCGTCGTCGAGGTCGACGGCGAGAATGTGGTGCCCGCCGTGCACGCCGTCCTCGACAAGATGAGCGCCTTCTCGGAGAAGGTCCGCTCCGGCGAGTGGACCGGTCACACCGGCAGGCGCATCAAGAACGTCGTCAACATCGGCATCGGCGGCTCCGACCTCGGTCCCGCGATGGCGTACGAGGCGCTGCGCTCCTTCACCGACCGCGGCCTCACGGTCCGCTTCGTGTCGAACGTCGACGGCGCCGACCTGCACGAGGCCGTGCGGGACCTGGACGCCGCCGAGACGCTCTTCATCATCGCCTCGAAGACGTTCACCACCATCGAGACGATCACTAACGCCACCTCCGCGCGCGACTGGCTGCTCACCGAGCTGAAGGCTGGTCAGGACGCCGTCGCCAAGCACTTCGTGGCCCTGTCGACCAACGCCGAGAAGGTCTCCGACTTCGGCATCGACACGGACAACATGTTCGAGTTCTGGGACTGGGTCGGCGGCCGCTACTCGTTCGACTCGGCCATCGGCCTCTCCCTGATGATCGCCATCGGGCCCGACCGCTTCCGCGAGATGCTCGACGGCTTCCACCTCGTCGACGAGCACTTCCGCACGGCGCCCGCCGAGTCCAACGTGCCTCTCCTGATGGGCCTGTTGGGCGTCTGGTACGGCAACTTCCACGACGCGCAGTCGCACGCCGTCCTGCCGTACTCGCACTACCTCTCCAAGTTCACCGCGTACCTCCAGCAGCTGGACATGGAGTCCAACGGCAAGTACGTCGACCGGGACGGCAAGGAGGTCGACTGGCAGACGGGCCCGGTCGTCTGGGGCACGCCCGGCACCAACGGCCAGCACGCCTACTACCAACTCATCCACCAGGGCACGAAGTTGATCCCGGCGGACTTCATCGGCTTCGCCGAGCCCGTCGCCGACCTGCTGCCCGGCCTGGTCGCCCAGCACGACCTGCTGATGGCCAACTTCTTCGCGCAGACCCAGGCGCTGGCGTTCGGCAAGACGCCGGACGAGGTGCGCGCCGAGGGCGTCGCGGAGGAGCTCGTCCCGCACAAGACGTTCAAGGGCAACCACCCCACGACGACGATCCTCGCCAAGGAACTGACCCCCTCGGTCCTCGGTCAGCTCATCGCGCTGTACGAGCACAAGGTCTTCGTGCAGGGCGCCGTGTGGAACATCGACTCCTTCGACCAGTGGGGCGTCGAGCTCGGCAAGGTCCTCGCCAAGCGCGTCGAGCCCGCACTGACCGAGGGTGCCGAGGTGCCCGACCTGGACGGGTCGACCACGGCGCTGGTCGACAAGTACCGCGACCTGCGCGGGCGTTGA
- a CDS encoding RNA polymerase-binding protein RbpA, which translates to MASGNAIRGSRVGAGPMGEAERGESAPRLRISFWCSNGHETQPSFASDAQVPDTWDCPRCGFPAGQDRDNPPDPPRTEPYKTHLAYVRERRSDADGEAILAEALAKLRGEI; encoded by the coding sequence GTGGCAAGTGGCAACGCGATCCGAGGAAGTCGGGTCGGGGCGGGGCCGATGGGCGAGGCCGAGCGCGGTGAGTCCGCGCCGCGACTGCGCATCTCCTTCTGGTGCTCCAACGGGCACGAGACGCAGCCGAGCTTCGCCAGCGACGCGCAGGTCCCCGATACGTGGGACTGTCCCCGCTGCGGCTTTCCGGCAGGTCAGGACCGGGACAACCCGCCGGACCCGCCGCGCACCGAGCCGTACAAGACGCACCTGGCGTATGTACGCGAGCGGCGCAGCGACGCGGACGGGGAGGCCATCCTCGCGGAAGCGCTCGCCAAACTGCGGGGCGAGATCTAA
- the secG gene encoding preprotein translocase subunit SecG → MGFSIALIVFSALMMLLVLMHKGKGGGLSDMFGGGMQSSVGGSSVAERNLDRITVVVGLLWFACIVALGLLMKANN, encoded by the coding sequence ATGGGGTTCTCGATCGCCCTGATCGTCTTCAGCGCTCTGATGATGTTGCTGGTGCTGATGCACAAGGGCAAGGGCGGCGGTCTTTCCGACATGTTCGGTGGCGGAATGCAGTCGTCCGTCGGCGGTTCCTCCGTCGCGGAGCGCAACCTCGACCGCATCACGGTCGTGGTCGGTCTGCTGTGGTTCGCGTGCATTGTCGCGCTCGGTCTTCTGATGAAGGCGAACAACTAG